The genomic region CAAAACTACAGAGCAGTCTGCTGCGTGTGCTCCAGGAACGAACCTTTCAGAGACTCGGGGGTACCAACCTGCGCTCCAGCGACTTCCGTCTGATCTGCGCGTGCAACCGCTGCCTCGCCGACGAAGTACGCAACAAGCTGTTCCGCGAGGATCTGTACTACCGTATCAACGTAGTCGCGCTGCGTATCCCGCCGCTGCGTGAGCGCCGCGAGGATATCCTGGCGTTGACGCTGCACTTCCTTGACCTGTTCAATCAGAAATTCGTCAAGGAAGTCGGACCCGTCACACCCGATGCGATCAAACTGATCGAAAACCATCCCTGGCCTGGCAACGTACGCCAGTTGAGGCACGCGGTGGAGCGTCTGGTCGCCCTGCACCCCGGCGGTCCGGTGAGCACCGCACACCTGGACCACCTGCGCACCACCGATGTCGCGACCGGCGCGCCCGAAAGCCTCAAGTACGAAGATGAGCGGGCGCAATTCGAACGGTTCTACCTGGAACGTCTGCTGAAGGCGGCTGACGGCAACATCAGCGAGGCTGCGCGCATCAGCGGAATTGCCCGCCAGAACCTCTACGAGCGCATGAAGCGCTGGGGATTGTCATGATCCAATGACAACTGTCATTCGAACATGACACCGCTCCCCATCACGATCGCATACCCGGCCCGCTATTCATCGATCTGACAGCCGCTGCTGCTTCGAAGAGGCATGGCACAGTGCGTGCAAGATGCTGGGGGCGTTGAGCGCAACTCGCCTGTCGGGAACCAGGTCCATTGGTCCAGGCAACGACAGACGGCAATTTGTGCAGCAATTTTTAGACTCGAAAGCCAACGGCACCTCTGCACGTGCAGCAGGCGCCTTTGAATAACAATTCGATTCCGCCAACCAGAGGATCCAAGCAAATGACGTTCGCAAAGCACATGCTGGGCTCAATGCTGCCCAGAGTTTTTGTCGCGGCCTCAGTGATGGTCGCCCCTGCCTTTGCCGATACCAACACGCTGACCGCGGTAAAGGGCACGGCCGCCCCCGCTCTCGATGGCTCGGCCGACGACCCAGTCTGGCAGTCCGCACCGGCCGTCACGCTCAACTTCGGCAAGGGCGAGAACTTCGGCGGCAACGGCCGGACCGAGGGTACGCTCAAGGCGGCATATGTTGGCGACATGCTGTACATGGTGCTGCAATACAAGGACGACACCTATTCGCAGAAGCGTTTTCCGTTCGTCAAACAACCCGACGGCAGCTGGGTGAAGCTTCAAAGCCCGGAAAACAAAGGGGGCGACGAGAACAACTACTACGAAGACAAGGCCGCCTTGATCTGGCCGATCAATGACTCGATCGCCGATTTCGCCTCCGATGGCTGCTTTTCCGCCTGCCACGACGACGAACCTCCCAAACCCTACGGAAATAAGTACACCGAAAAAGAGGGTGAGATGGGCGACATCTGGCATGTCAAGAGCGTCCGCATGGGGCCAGTCGGCCAAGTGGACGATCAGTATCTCGACCACATGCGCTATGACCCGAAAAATGCAAAGGGTGCCGGTCGCCATGGCGACCCGAAGACGGGTGGCGGATACAAGAACATAGAACTCAAGGACGGCAAGCCGGAGTTCATGAACAAAGACGGCAAAGCGGCCAACAAGGGCGGCACCTATTGGCTGAAGGCAAGCGATGCGGTCCCATTCGACGACAGCAAGTTCCAGCCCGGGGATGAAGTCGCTTCGATCATGGTCGCACCGAAGCAGGGCGATGCCGGCGACATCGCTGCCGGAATGGCGTGGAAAGACGGGGTATGGACCGTAGAGATGTCGCGCAAGCTCGTTACCGGCAGCCCGTACGACGTACAGTTCGATGATATGGGCAAAGGCTACCTGTTCGGCGTCTCGGTATTCGACAACGCCCAGGTTCGCCATGCCTACATCAAGAAGGCGATCACAATGGTGTTCGCGCAATAGGATTAGGAAACAAGACAAGGGCATTGACCAACCCTCCCGATGGGCGCACCCGTTTGGGCTGCGACCGTTGGGAGGGTCCCACGGCACCGTCAAGACGGCCGCATCACCCCCGACTGACGATGACCAGGAGATTCCGCATTGGCGCGTCGATGTCGTCGTCTGCTTCCATCGTCGAAAGGCCTCATTGCGCACCGCGCCACTCAAAGCGGATCAGCGCATGGAATGCAGCCCGATCATGTTGCCTTCGCTGTCGACGACCAGGGCGATGAAGCCGTATTGCCCGACCGACTTCTTCGGTGTTTCGATCTTGCCGCCGGCCTTCGCGGCCCGATCGGCCTCCACCGCGCAGTCCTCGCAGGAGAAATAGACGAGCGTGCTGTTGGCGCCCGCGGGATAACCGGGCAGCCGGATCAACGCACCGGCGGCGCCGTAGGCCTTGTCGGCCATCGGAAAGGCCCACATCTCGAACTCCGTGCCGTCGAGCCGCGTGAGACGGACGCCGAGCACCGCCTCGTAGAACCGCTTGGCCCGCTCCAGGTCATCGACGTAGATCTCGAACCAGGCCACAGGGTTTTTCATCTCTCCCTCCTTTTCATCGATGAGGTCGCGGATCCGGTGCCTGCCCGTGTAGCCGCCTCTGGAAGCACGCTGTACAAAGGCAGGTGCGGCATCCCTGCATAGTCGCTCTTTGTGGTCGTTCCCCTTGTTCAGGCGTTCCATTACTCGGCCGCCGGCCGGATCGCCACGCCACCGAGTGTCAGGCCCAAGAGATAGCGCTGCACGGACAGCCACAACGGCTTGCGGTCGCACCGACCCGCGATCGCCGCTGCCAACACAACGATGGCCAGGTTGTTGGCAAGGCTCACGATGATCTGCACCAGCTCCATCACCCTGCTCTGTACTAACAGGCCGCCGTGTTCCGGCGACACGAATTATGGAATAAAAGACAGATAAAACACTGCGATCTTGGGATTGAGCACGTTCGTCAGGAATCTCATCACAAAAAGCCTTCGCGCAGACTCATTCGGCAGCGCGCGGGGCGCCGGCCTCCTTCCCCAGCCGCACCCGATGTTCATCACGCAGATGGGTCAGGATCGCGTCGCCGTCGGCGGCGACACGGAACTCGCCGTAACGTGCCGGGACATACAGGTGTGCCGTACCTTCGGCGAAAAAGTAGGCATTGGTTGCGAGACGGACCCGCCCCGCCCGCAGACGATAGCGCAGCAGTCGCTCATCGGCCGCCAGCGGCCTGCCGTCGTCGAGCCGGCGGAAGCCGCCTATCCCCGATGGCTCCACGCCGACCACGGCACGACCGTCGGCGACATCCCGCTCGCCGAGCGCCTCGCGGATCGCCCGGGCGAGTTCGAAGTTCAGTGCCATGTAGTCGCCCTGCAGCATCGATCGGGGATCGACCGGCGCCAGGCGCAAGAGCACCGTGTCACCGTCGCTGAGAAGCCGTTCCCGGCTGTACACCCCATAGTGGACCACCGCCAGCGCCAACAGTCCCGAAACGACGATCAGCGCGCGGCGCACCGGTTCACGCATCACCCACCTCGGTGGCGTGTTCCGCCTGCTTTCCCGAGTGCCGGGAAAACTGCCGCGCGGCGAGCAACAACATGCCGGTCGCGCACAGCAAGGTGGCCTTGTACAGCAACGCGAGTCTCAACGCATAGTAGTAGTGCGACAGGTAGACGAGCCCGCCGGCGATGCCGACGGCGAGCAACAGGCGGTTGCCATGCGCAAAACCGATCAACAGGACCACGAACGCGACGCCGATCCCCGGTGCCCACAGGCTCGCGAACGCGACGATCGCGCCGGTGACCCAGAGTGACGCACCGCCGGACGGCCATCGCAGCCGCTGCTGCGCCGCAGTCCAGTGCACGGTGAGCATCACCACCACGGCGATCAGCGTGGCCCCCAGCAGGGGTCCGAGCGCGAGACCGCCCAACGGTGCGCCCCTGTCGTCGAATGTCGAACGCAGGCCACCCATGTCGATCGAGCCGCTGGCCAGCAACAACGCAATCACCAGCAACAGGCCGTAGCCGAGGCCGTCGATCAACTCGCGACGCCACGCCAGCCTGAACTCATGCACCCAGACGAATGCGAACAAGCCAAGCACCAACCCAAGCCAGAGGTTGGTGTGCCGTAACTCGTCGACTGCAAACAGCAACGCCAGACAGGCTGTGGCGGCACTCCACACACGATGCGCGCCCCCCGGCACCGCGAGGAACAGGCCGGCCTCGAGCAAGGCCGCTGCAAAACCGAATGCCCGCAGGTCCCATTGGAACAACTGCTGCAACCCCAACAAGACCAGGAGCTGGCCGGCGATACTCAGCGCGAGCGCGAACTGTCCGGCGAACACCCCGGCTTCACCGCGCCCCAGCAGCAGGTAAGCACCCCCCACCTGCAGCCCGCCGAGTACCAACAACAGGGTCCCGTCGCCGACGTGGAAATCCAGTAGCAGGCCGACCACGCCGAGCAACAGCACCGCCGCCACCCAGGCGCTGACGCCCAGCATCACCCGGATCGCCCAATGTGTGCCGAGCGCGTCGTCGGGCGGCATCGCCCCCTGCACGAGATCGACGTCCGCGAGGCGCTGCCAGAGCTTCGTTTCCGCACCCGGCGTCATCGGGCGGCCAGCCTTGCGACGCGTGTCAGCCACCAACCGGCGAGCGAAGACAGTCCGATCACGATCAACGCCAGCCACAACAGCGCCGCCGCACCGACGCCGCGCCCGATCACGAAATGATGCAGCACCCAGGCGACCACGACGACGATCGGTGACAGCACGAGGCCGACCAGCACGGGGAGATCCAGGCGTACGAAGCGGTAGAACCAGAACCCCAACAGCAGGCCTGCCGACCAACCCAGCCAGGCGCTGAAACCACCCCTGCCGGTCGCCGCGTGGACCGCTAACACCGTCGCCGCGGAGATCGTCGCGACGGCCAGCAGTCGCGGTACCGTACGTCCCTGCATCCACTCCCGCGCATGCGCCGCCAGCCGTTCCCACGCCAGCAACACCGCGCCGTTCAACAGGAGGAGCGCCCAGTAGGTCTCCAGCGCACCGAGGGGTATCTGCCAGAAACCGTGGAACGTCTCCAGGTACAGATAGAGCGACAGGTTCACCAGCGCGAACCACAGCAGCCACAGGTAGGCGAAACGTCCAAGCACGACCCAGGGCAGGATCAACGCCGCCCAGACGGCGAACAGCTCGAACACGTCGGCCCCCGTCTGATAGGCCTGACCGACCACTACCAACAGCACACCCAGCAACACCGCTGCACCAAACAACGCCCAGCGACCCACCAGGGCCGCGCTACCCTTCCACCAGACCACCGCGAGCGCCAACGCAATGGACGCGTCGACGAGCAGAATGCGGCCCAGCCGGTCGAGGCGTTCCCAGTTCGCAGCGAACAGGGTCACGACGCCGGACAGCAGCAACAAGACACCGGCGATCAGCAGAAGGCGGTCGAGAAACCGCCCCCAATCGGAGGCCGGCGGAAACACGCCGGCGCGCCGCAGCGCTTCGTGCCGTCGATCGACGGGGACGCAGCCCGCGTCGATCCACGCCAACAATCGCCCCCGCGCACCGCTCATCCTGGCCATCCGGTGCACGGGTTCGGGGTGGACCGGCACCGCCCGGCCGGTCGGCAGACTGACGAGCGTGGCGCGGCCACATTGAGGATGCCTCGGTCCATGCGCATGGCGATAGGGTAGCCCGTTCCAGGCGGACGTGCCGTACTGCCTGTCCCGGTGCGTGAAGACTGCCGGGACCGCCGCGCCAGCCAGGTGGGCAACCCGCCAAGCCGCCACAGTCCGGTGGCGGCTGTGGGATTGCGCTTCGCGCTACACTGCGAGTCGGGAAGCGGTAGCGGGCGCCGACGCGATGTATCCTTAGTGAAGATGCGTCGGGTGGCGGATCGGCGTGTGGAGAACGCAATCGAATAGCAGGCGGAACCTGGCAATGTCAGACGACAAGTGGCGATCATTGGCGCGCGAGGATTTCGAGCAGGCACTCGACGAGATGGGACATGTTGTCGATGTCAGCGTGAACGACCTGATCGAGGTCACCGAGCGTGCCCGCAAACATGCGCAGCTGCGTAGACGCGAAACCGTGTTGGTACGCGAAGTGATGAGCAGACCGGTCACGATGGTCACCGCCGAGACTCGCCTGAGCGACGCCGCCGACCACATGCTCGGCCAACGCATCAGCGGCCTGCCCGTGGTGGACACCGGGGGTCGACTGATCGGGCTGGTCACCGAGGCCGATCTGCTGAACGCGATCGGTCTGCCCTGTCACCATCCGACACAGAATCTCTGGCAGACCCTCGAGCGACTGTTCGGATCACGCCCTCCGGAACTGCATGAACCCGACGAGACCATTGCGTCGGTGATGGTGCACGACGTGATCTGTGTGCATCCCGAGCAGACGCTGCATGACGTCCTGGAACTGATGAAGTCGCATCGGATCAAACGCGTCGTCGTGGTCGATGACAACGATGCACCGATCGGCATGGTCACGCGATCGGATCTGGTTCGCGCGTTCTTCAACCAGCAACGCACCCGTCTGCGCGAGCGGGGCTCGCCGGGCGACGATGCCGCATGAAGACGCTGATGTTCACCGTCAGCCATGCGCACCTCGAACAATTGATGGGTCGCGGCTGCCTGGCACGCCTGTACCGACTCGAAGACCTCGGTCATCAACGCGATCACTACGTGATCACGGCTTTGGTACGTGATGAACACCTCGACACGGTGATCGAGATGTCCGCCGACCGGCCGCGCTGGGTGAAGTGGACCGAGAGTTGACCGTCGCCTAGTCGCCGTTCACGACCGAATACGACCCGGCCGAAGCCACCGCCAGCTCGTCCGGATGCAACCACCAGTCTTCCTCATCGGCGAGCGCGCGATCCAGCGCCAGATTGTCTGCATACCCGGAATGGCTGGCACCGCGGCGAATCACGCGCACCGCGGGTGGTGCATCG from Chromatiaceae bacterium harbors:
- a CDS encoding DUF4401 domain-containing protein, with product MTPGAETKLWQRLADVDLVQGAMPPDDALGTHWAIRVMLGVSAWVAAVLLLGVVGLLLDFHVGDGTLLLVLGGLQVGGAYLLLGRGEAGVFAGQFALALSIAGQLLVLLGLQQLFQWDLRAFGFAAALLEAGLFLAVPGGAHRVWSAATACLALLFAVDELRHTNLWLGLVLGLFAFVWVHEFRLAWRRELIDGLGYGLLLVIALLLASGSIDMGGLRSTFDDRGAPLGGLALGPLLGATLIAVVVMLTVHWTAAQQRLRWPSGGASLWVTGAIVAFASLWAPGIGVAFVVLLIGFAHGNRLLLAVGIAGGLVYLSHYYYALRLALLYKATLLCATGMLLLAARQFSRHSGKQAEHATEVGDA
- a CDS encoding carbon storage regulator, whose protein sequence is MLLLAHHERETIILETSDGPIELRLSGLSGEQTRIGIDAPPAVRVIRRGASHSGYADNLALDRALADEEDWWLHPDELAVASAGSYSVVNGD
- a CDS encoding VOC family protein, which encodes MKNPVAWFEIYVDDLERAKRFYEAVLGVRLTRLDGTEFEMWAFPMADKAYGAAGALIRLPGYPAGANSTLVYFSCEDCAVEADRAAKAGGKIETPKKSVGQYGFIALVVDSEGNMIGLHSMR
- a CDS encoding GDYXXLXY domain-containing protein: MREPVRRALIVVSGLLALAVVHYGVYSRERLLSDGDTVLLRLAPVDPRSMLQGDYMALNFELARAIREALGERDVADGRAVVGVEPSGIGGFRRLDDGRPLAADERLLRYRLRAGRVRLATNAYFFAEGTAHLYVPARYGEFRVAADGDAILTHLRDEHRVRLGKEAGAPRAAE
- a CDS encoding CBS domain-containing protein translates to MSDDKWRSLAREDFEQALDEMGHVVDVSVNDLIEVTERARKHAQLRRRETVLVREVMSRPVTMVTAETRLSDAADHMLGQRISGLPVVDTGGRLIGLVTEADLLNAIGLPCHHPTQNLWQTLERLFGSRPPELHEPDETIASVMVHDVICVHPEQTLHDVLELMKSHRIKRVVVVDDNDAPIGMVTRSDLVRAFFNQQRTRLRERGSPGDDAA
- a CDS encoding ethylbenzene dehydrogenase; this encodes MQQAPLNNNSIPPTRGSKQMTFAKHMLGSMLPRVFVAASVMVAPAFADTNTLTAVKGTAAPALDGSADDPVWQSAPAVTLNFGKGENFGGNGRTEGTLKAAYVGDMLYMVLQYKDDTYSQKRFPFVKQPDGSWVKLQSPENKGGDENNYYEDKAALIWPINDSIADFASDGCFSACHDDEPPKPYGNKYTEKEGEMGDIWHVKSVRMGPVGQVDDQYLDHMRYDPKNAKGAGRHGDPKTGGGYKNIELKDGKPEFMNKDGKAANKGGTYWLKASDAVPFDDSKFQPGDEVASIMVAPKQGDAGDIAAGMAWKDGVWTVEMSRKLVTGSPYDVQFDDMGKGYLFGVSVFDNAQVRHAYIKKAITMVFAQ
- a CDS encoding DUF2157 domain-containing protein yields the protein MSGARGRLLAWIDAGCVPVDRRHEALRRAGVFPPASDWGRFLDRLLLIAGVLLLLSGVVTLFAANWERLDRLGRILLVDASIALALAVVWWKGSAALVGRWALFGAAVLLGVLLVVVGQAYQTGADVFELFAVWAALILPWVVLGRFAYLWLLWFALVNLSLYLYLETFHGFWQIPLGALETYWALLLLNGAVLLAWERLAAHAREWMQGRTVPRLLAVATISAATVLAVHAATGRGGFSAWLGWSAGLLLGFWFYRFVRLDLPVLVGLVLSPIVVVVAWVLHHFVIGRGVGAAALLWLALIVIGLSSLAGWWLTRVARLAAR